Proteins co-encoded in one Kribbella qitaiheensis genomic window:
- a CDS encoding ABC transporter ATP-binding protein, with product MTSTAPTRPFVVPSEPPALLLDGITKTYRSKAGAVEALRGVTYHFHQGSFTAVMGASGSGKSTLLQCAAGLDQPTSGSVLLGGIELQGLDEVALTKLRRKQMGFVFQAYNLLPSLTVYDNVALPLRLTGSRPRRQDVQGVLDQVGLADKAKRRPAELSGGQQQRVAIARALITRPAVFFADEPTGALDSTTSRQILGLLREATDRAGQTVVMVTHDPVAAAYASRVLFLSDGLVAGSLDNGSPAQIAAAMSDLER from the coding sequence ATGACCAGCACCGCGCCGACGCGCCCCTTCGTCGTACCGAGCGAGCCGCCTGCACTGTTGCTCGACGGGATCACCAAGACCTACCGCTCCAAGGCCGGAGCGGTCGAAGCCCTGCGGGGCGTGACGTACCACTTCCACCAGGGGTCGTTCACCGCCGTCATGGGCGCGTCCGGCTCAGGCAAGTCCACCTTGCTGCAGTGCGCGGCCGGGCTGGACCAGCCGACCTCTGGGAGCGTGCTGCTCGGCGGTATCGAACTACAAGGGCTCGACGAGGTCGCGCTCACCAAGCTGCGTCGCAAGCAGATGGGCTTCGTGTTCCAGGCCTATAACCTGCTGCCCTCGCTGACGGTGTACGACAACGTCGCACTGCCGCTCCGGCTGACCGGAAGCCGTCCCCGTCGACAGGACGTGCAAGGTGTCCTCGACCAGGTCGGTCTGGCGGACAAGGCCAAGCGCAGGCCGGCGGAACTGTCCGGTGGCCAGCAGCAACGGGTGGCGATCGCCCGTGCGCTGATCACCCGGCCCGCGGTGTTCTTCGCCGACGAACCGACCGGCGCACTGGACAGCACGACCAGCCGGCAGATCCTCGGGTTGTTGCGCGAGGCAACCGATCGGGCCGGCCAGACGGTGGTGATGGTCACCCACGACCCGGTCGCCGCGGCGTACGCGTCGCGGGTGCTGTTCCTGTCCGACGGGCTGGTCGCAGGCTCGCTCGACAACGGCAGCCCGGCCCAGATCGCCGCCGCGATGAGCGATCTGGAGCGCTGA
- a CDS encoding FtsX-like permease family protein — MFFLSRQTVRRHLPLYAGSFVALSVGVFLLGLAATATAATIAYHGPTGAGITVRVPGSGDDDPRNVRVPLDGADVSGLQTVLSLVGGICGFITIFVIASTFAFAVASRRREVGLLRLIGATPRQIRRMVLGEAFMVALAASLTGAVLAQLATPLLLARASYTELAPVKLEAASPWVPLAITVAIGLVVALLGARSAARRAGRVGPVEALREAALEPPRIGVVRILFGLIFLAGSITLLALIRPGTGEAVIPLAMFTPMFLVIALTLLAPLVVPWIGRLWAIPLVRWTNASGRLARSNVVAAPRRSASLAAPILSISAIAGSMVLTLSFAADANSATIRDTLTAPLVITAAENPGDLRERILATPGVAVADGGIPVGIIRKDADDAELESGEGIDPALAARTRALTPITGDLTQLTGKTVAIGKEMAGLGHYKIGSEVSVVYTDRTTDALRVVAILRDAQGVNSSMLVPQDLARQHAPEAQPEHWFVLPADGVDPGQLQARLDQQLTGTGAHVVRAEAWEREQDEGLRKGNQFGLILLLGPAAIYSAIAIANTLLMGSLQRRHEFVTSRLLGATPAQIRRMVLWESSLVGAAALTLGTVITTTVGILLRHAMTEGLHDVPTTIPWALLLGIGTLCLVLATGAATAPTAFILRRTSPADAVGD, encoded by the coding sequence ATGTTCTTCCTCAGTCGTCAGACCGTACGCCGCCACCTGCCGCTGTACGCCGGTTCGTTCGTCGCGCTCTCCGTCGGGGTCTTCCTTCTCGGCCTGGCCGCCACCGCGACGGCGGCCACCATCGCGTACCACGGGCCGACCGGCGCCGGCATCACCGTGCGCGTTCCCGGCTCCGGTGACGATGACCCGCGCAACGTGCGGGTGCCGCTCGACGGCGCGGACGTCTCCGGTCTGCAGACCGTGCTCTCGCTGGTCGGAGGGATCTGCGGGTTCATCACGATCTTCGTGATCGCCAGCACCTTCGCCTTCGCGGTCGCCTCGCGGCGCCGGGAGGTCGGGCTGCTCCGGCTGATCGGAGCGACTCCACGGCAGATCCGCCGGATGGTGCTCGGCGAGGCGTTCATGGTCGCCCTGGCCGCCTCGCTGACCGGAGCGGTACTGGCTCAGCTGGCAACACCGCTGCTGCTGGCGAGAGCGTCGTACACGGAGCTGGCACCGGTGAAGCTCGAGGCGGCGAGTCCCTGGGTGCCACTCGCGATCACGGTCGCCATCGGGCTCGTCGTCGCCTTGCTGGGTGCAAGGTCGGCCGCACGCCGCGCGGGGCGGGTCGGGCCGGTCGAGGCGCTCCGGGAGGCCGCATTGGAGCCGCCGCGGATCGGTGTGGTCCGGATCCTGTTCGGGCTGATCTTCCTGGCCGGGTCGATCACGCTGCTCGCACTGATCCGGCCGGGGACCGGGGAAGCGGTGATACCGCTCGCCATGTTCACGCCGATGTTTCTCGTCATCGCGCTGACTTTGCTCGCACCGCTGGTGGTGCCATGGATCGGCCGGTTGTGGGCAATCCCACTCGTCCGCTGGACCAACGCGTCGGGACGGCTGGCACGGAGCAATGTGGTCGCTGCACCACGCCGGAGCGCCTCGCTGGCGGCGCCGATCCTGAGCATCTCCGCGATCGCCGGCTCGATGGTGCTCACCCTGAGCTTCGCCGCCGACGCGAACTCCGCCACCATCCGCGACACCCTGACGGCACCGCTCGTCATCACCGCGGCAGAGAACCCGGGAGACCTGAGAGAGCGCATTCTCGCGACGCCCGGCGTTGCTGTGGCCGACGGCGGAATCCCGGTCGGGATCATCCGCAAGGACGCCGACGACGCGGAACTCGAAAGCGGCGAAGGGATCGATCCGGCCCTCGCCGCTCGCACCCGCGCGCTGACTCCGATCACCGGCGACCTGACCCAGCTGACCGGCAAAACCGTTGCCATCGGCAAAGAAATGGCCGGTCTCGGGCACTACAAGATCGGTAGCGAGGTCAGCGTCGTCTACACCGACCGTACGACGGACGCCCTGCGGGTCGTCGCCATCCTCCGTGATGCCCAGGGCGTCAATTCGTCGATGCTCGTCCCGCAAGACCTCGCCCGGCAGCACGCTCCCGAGGCTCAGCCGGAGCACTGGTTCGTCCTTCCGGCCGACGGCGTCGATCCAGGACAACTCCAGGCGAGGCTCGATCAGCAACTGACGGGCACCGGAGCGCACGTAGTACGGGCCGAAGCCTGGGAACGGGAGCAGGACGAAGGGCTGCGAAAGGGGAACCAGTTCGGCCTGATCCTGCTGCTCGGTCCGGCCGCGATCTACAGCGCCATCGCGATTGCCAACACCCTCCTGATGGGCAGCCTGCAGCGCCGCCACGAGTTCGTCACCTCTCGCCTCCTCGGCGCGACCCCCGCCCAGATCCGCCGAATGGTCCTCTGGGAGTCCTCCCTGGTCGGTGCCGCAGCCCTCACGCTCGGCACCGTCATCACCACCACGGTCGGAATCCTCCTCCGCCACGCCATGACCGAAGGCCTGCACGACGTCCCCACGACAATCCCCTGGGCACTACTGCTCGGAATCGGCACTCTCTGCCTAGTTCTGGCCACCGGAGCGGCCACCGCGCCGACCGCCTTCATCCTCCGCAGGACCAGTCCGGCCGACGCGGTAGGCGACTAG
- a CDS encoding LppX_LprAFG lipoprotein, which translates to MKRLVALGAVLLLALTGCSDKKDDAGGGKSGDDPVALLTAAKKNIDDAASVHIVLSGRDLPDSAQTLASGDGVATHAPAFKGKLTVRAAGSPIDAEVISVGSKVYAKLSFTPKFIELPPSQLAGLGAPDPAILLDPTKGLTAVLPGLKDAAVKGDTRDGSKVLTEITGKVTGKSLQGIFPKAAGDQDFPSSFKIDKDTKQLVSATITGPFYDGATSSYDVTLDKYGEQVEITKP; encoded by the coding sequence ATGAAGAGACTCGTCGCGCTCGGCGCGGTGCTGCTGCTCGCCCTCACCGGCTGTAGTGACAAGAAGGACGACGCGGGCGGTGGCAAGTCCGGCGACGACCCGGTGGCGCTGCTCACCGCTGCGAAGAAGAACATCGACGACGCGGCGAGCGTGCACATCGTGCTGTCCGGCCGGGACCTGCCGGACAGTGCCCAGACGCTGGCCAGTGGGGACGGTGTCGCGACCCACGCGCCGGCGTTCAAGGGCAAGCTGACCGTGCGCGCGGCCGGTTCGCCGATCGACGCCGAGGTCATCTCCGTCGGCAGCAAGGTCTACGCCAAGCTGTCGTTCACCCCGAAGTTCATCGAGTTGCCGCCGTCACAGCTGGCCGGCCTCGGCGCACCCGACCCGGCGATCCTGCTCGACCCGACGAAGGGCCTGACCGCAGTACTGCCCGGCCTGAAGGACGCGGCGGTGAAGGGCGACACGCGGGACGGCTCGAAGGTGCTGACCGAGATCACCGGCAAGGTGACAGGCAAGTCGCTGCAGGGCATCTTTCCGAAGGCAGCGGGCGACCAGGACTTCCCGAGCAGCTTCAAGATCGACAAGGACACCAAGCAACTGGTGTCGGCGACGATCACCGGCCCGTTCTACGACGGCGCCACCAGCAGCTATGACGTGACTCTGGACAAGTACGGCGAACAGGTAGAGATCACCAAGCCGTGA
- a CDS encoding MFS transporter yields MMSGVGLSADQLQRAAPILSGFLLGYIAVLPLIGRIADVVGRTPVLVGALLLFAVGSLITAGAYDLSLIVTGRFLQGVGGGGLIPATLALVADLWPADKRGLPLGVVGAVQELGSVLGPLLGALVLAVADWRYIFWLNLTVAVVLALLLRGRQRPPLSAGVGLLACIALGLTLTAPERLATGVTLGLPFVPFTGDSRLLTPIGVATLVLAVLWLVLVLLKNRKMLTVVARQVDAVGAALLALALAGVVLAFATADPEREVMAPAGPWLLVAAVVFAIAFALWQRRTANAIVPAGLLGAKPAWGSLLVSFLVGAALIAALVDVPVFARTTQGGGQLAAALVLLRFLIALPLGAVVGGWLTRRYGLGLITGVGLGLAGAMFVLMTFWERNALKHAPATIVLLVCGFGFGLALSPVNTAMLAATRSDSHGLVSALVVVARMVGMLVGVSALTAIGLRRYYTLVDDVPSPNELCPSAPGSCRPFVDALRDAAISQVHTIFAGAAVCALAAAVLAVLLLGRRPVTGA; encoded by the coding sequence ATGATGTCCGGTGTCGGGCTGTCCGCGGACCAGCTGCAACGGGCCGCGCCGATCCTGTCCGGCTTCCTGCTGGGCTACATCGCCGTACTGCCGCTGATCGGTCGCATCGCGGACGTCGTCGGCAGGACTCCCGTCTTGGTCGGAGCCCTGCTGCTGTTCGCAGTCGGCTCATTGATCACCGCTGGGGCTTACGACCTCTCCCTGATCGTCACCGGGCGATTCCTGCAGGGCGTCGGCGGTGGTGGGCTCATACCGGCAACGCTGGCGCTTGTGGCCGACCTCTGGCCTGCTGACAAGCGCGGACTCCCCCTTGGCGTGGTCGGCGCCGTGCAGGAGCTCGGGTCGGTCCTCGGTCCGCTGCTGGGAGCCCTGGTCCTCGCTGTCGCCGACTGGCGCTACATCTTCTGGCTTAACCTCACTGTCGCAGTGGTGCTGGCCCTGTTGCTTCGCGGCCGACAGAGACCACCACTGTCGGCAGGAGTCGGTCTGCTGGCCTGCATCGCTCTCGGCCTCACCCTGACTGCTCCAGAGCGACTAGCAACAGGTGTGACGCTGGGCCTGCCGTTCGTACCGTTCACAGGCGACTCGCGTCTGCTGACCCCGATCGGCGTCGCCACACTCGTACTAGCAGTGCTCTGGCTCGTCCTTGTGCTCCTGAAGAATCGCAAGATGCTCACTGTCGTCGCTCGGCAAGTAGATGCGGTCGGTGCAGCGCTGCTCGCACTAGCGCTCGCGGGAGTCGTGCTGGCCTTCGCCACCGCCGACCCGGAGCGCGAGGTGATGGCACCGGCCGGCCCCTGGCTGCTGGTAGCTGCCGTGGTCTTCGCGATCGCCTTCGCCCTCTGGCAACGCCGTACGGCGAACGCGATCGTCCCAGCAGGGTTACTGGGCGCCAAGCCGGCCTGGGGATCGTTGCTCGTCAGCTTTCTCGTCGGCGCGGCCCTGATCGCGGCACTGGTCGACGTACCGGTCTTCGCTCGTACTACGCAAGGCGGCGGCCAACTGGCAGCAGCACTCGTGCTGCTGCGCTTTCTGATCGCGCTGCCGCTCGGCGCAGTGGTCGGTGGTTGGCTCACAAGGCGGTACGGGCTCGGGCTGATCACCGGCGTCGGGCTCGGCCTTGCCGGCGCGATGTTCGTGCTGATGACGTTCTGGGAGCGCAACGCGCTGAAGCACGCTCCGGCCACGATCGTGCTGCTGGTCTGCGGTTTCGGCTTCGGTCTCGCCCTATCGCCGGTCAACACGGCCATGCTCGCCGCGACCCGCTCCGACAGCCACGGACTGGTCAGCGCGCTCGTCGTGGTCGCCCGGATGGTCGGCATGCTCGTCGGCGTCTCCGCACTGACTGCGATCGGGCTGCGCCGCTACTACACGCTGGTGGACGACGTACCGTCACCGAACGAGCTCTGCCCTTCCGCCCCCGGCTCGTGCCGCCCGTTCGTGGACGCACTCCGCGACGCCGCGATTTCACAAGTGCACACGATCTTCGCCGGCGCTGCGGTCTGCGCGCTCGCGGCCGCGGTACTGGCTGTCCTGCTCTTGGGGCGGCGTCCGGTAACCGGTGCGTGA
- a CDS encoding sucrase ferredoxin — protein MSVRTDATGRPGLCSTFCRVLNEPLPGTAVVATGWVVVEQPGPWGAKAATQSHLDPVFGSEFDDACKKADLRFGLIRTPGKHNDAVPRAHQVYVACTLPGHSWLLGGSVRDPVQLASLDLDAVRRGDLDAALTSCPELTPVNESVLLVCTNGKRDECCAILGRPIVNALAELTPGRVWEADHLGGHRFAPTATLLPAGTMHGHLDLETAGAILAASDRGETVLNNLRGRTTWSKRGQVAEIAVRHLIGEVGLDSLGVIAEDLENVTISHVDGRTWTVPVSSESVDPPRPESCGKEPFAMSILRAGTVIPGDLR, from the coding sequence GTGAGTGTGAGAACCGACGCGACCGGTCGGCCGGGCCTTTGCTCGACCTTCTGCCGGGTGCTGAATGAGCCACTCCCCGGTACGGCGGTAGTCGCCACCGGGTGGGTCGTCGTCGAGCAACCCGGCCCGTGGGGCGCCAAGGCTGCCACCCAGAGCCATCTCGATCCCGTGTTCGGCAGCGAGTTCGACGACGCCTGCAAGAAGGCCGATCTGCGATTCGGGCTGATCCGTACTCCAGGCAAGCACAACGATGCGGTGCCGCGCGCCCACCAGGTCTACGTCGCCTGCACCCTCCCTGGCCACAGCTGGCTGCTCGGCGGATCGGTGCGGGACCCCGTCCAGTTGGCCTCGCTCGACCTCGACGCCGTACGCCGCGGTGACCTGGATGCCGCCCTGACCTCGTGCCCCGAGCTGACCCCGGTCAACGAGTCCGTCCTCCTGGTCTGTACGAACGGCAAGCGCGACGAATGCTGCGCGATTCTCGGCCGCCCGATCGTCAACGCGCTGGCGGAGCTCACCCCGGGCCGCGTCTGGGAGGCCGACCACCTCGGCGGCCACCGGTTCGCGCCGACCGCCACCCTGTTGCCCGCCGGAACCATGCACGGCCACCTCGACCTCGAGACCGCCGGCGCCATCCTTGCCGCGTCCGACCGCGGCGAGACCGTACTGAACAACCTGCGCGGCCGGACCACCTGGTCCAAGCGCGGCCAGGTCGCCGAGATCGCTGTCCGCCACCTCATCGGCGAGGTCGGACTGGACAGCCTCGGCGTCATCGCGGAGGACCTGGAGAACGTGACGATCAGTCACGTCGACGGCCGGACCTGGACGGTCCCCGTCAGCAGCGAATCCGTCGACCCACCCCGCCCGGAGTCTTGTGGAAAGGAGCCGTTCGCCATGTCGATCCTGCGTGCCGGAACAGTGATCCCTGGAGATCTCAGATGA
- a CDS encoding beta-class carbonic anhydrase, with protein sequence MTDPVVPGGFEDLLAANAEYAANFAYSGFDGIAHAGIGVVTCMDSRIPPLELLGLKPGDAKVLRSAGARVTDLTLTGLVLGVQLLGVHRIMIIPHTRCAMASMTEDEMRAKVELAAGKPAAYLPLNVIPDQLEALRHDVAAVREHPLIGDDVLVGGFMYDVDTGLLTQIS encoded by the coding sequence ATGACGGATCCGGTAGTCCCCGGCGGGTTCGAGGACCTGCTGGCCGCCAACGCCGAGTACGCCGCGAACTTCGCCTACAGCGGCTTCGACGGCATCGCCCACGCCGGTATCGGCGTCGTCACCTGCATGGACTCGCGCATCCCGCCGCTGGAGCTGCTCGGCCTCAAGCCGGGTGACGCGAAGGTCCTGCGGAGCGCGGGTGCCCGCGTCACCGACCTGACCCTCACCGGCCTGGTTCTCGGCGTCCAGCTCCTCGGCGTACACCGCATCATGATCATCCCGCACACCCGCTGCGCGATGGCCTCGATGACCGAGGACGAGATGCGCGCCAAGGTCGAGCTGGCGGCCGGCAAACCGGCCGCCTACCTCCCCCTGAACGTCATCCCCGACCAGCTCGAAGCCCTCCGCCACGACGTGGCCGCCGTCCGCGAACACCCGCTCATCGGCGACGACGTCCTGGTCGGCGGATTCATGTACGACGTGGACACCGGTCTCCTCACCCAGATCAGCTGA
- a CDS encoding three-helix bundle dimerization domain-containing protein produces MNRSEEARAITEAIERLRKTFPGLPPSIVEDAVADSVPEFEGNPIRDFVPLFVERTARQKLRALV; encoded by the coding sequence ATGAACCGCTCCGAAGAAGCTCGCGCAATCACCGAGGCCATCGAGCGACTCAGGAAGACGTTTCCTGGCCTTCCGCCGTCCATCGTCGAAGATGCCGTCGCCGACAGCGTCCCGGAGTTCGAGGGCAATCCGATCCGCGATTTCGTGCCGTTATTCGTCGAACGCACCGCCAGGCAGAAGCTACGTGCGCTGGTCTGA
- a CDS encoding haloalkane dehalogenase, whose product MRWSEMRFAEVDGLRMAYREVGTGRPIVFLHGNPTSSYLWRNILEPVSHHGRCVAPDLIGMGASDKLPTPGPVGYRFADHAGRLDKFLEAVGIRDDVVIVGHDWGGVLGVDWARRHPGAVRGIAYLETLIAPVSWDSDNAPDPALFKALRSSAGEHLVLTDNTFVEKVLPAGTIRQLSGEEMDAYRAPYLEPGESRRPTLTWPREIPIDGEPADVHETVTHNAEWMASTTVPKLFINGDPGALLTGPLRRQCRTWPNQQEVTVPGLHFLPEDSPTQITKALTTWLTNLP is encoded by the coding sequence GTGCGCTGGTCTGAGATGCGGTTCGCGGAGGTCGACGGCCTGCGGATGGCCTACCGCGAGGTAGGCACCGGCCGGCCGATCGTGTTCCTCCACGGCAACCCGACCTCGTCGTACCTGTGGCGAAACATTCTCGAACCGGTCTCACACCATGGCCGATGTGTGGCGCCCGACCTGATCGGGATGGGCGCCTCCGACAAACTCCCCACCCCAGGTCCGGTCGGGTACCGGTTCGCCGACCATGCCGGCCGGCTCGACAAGTTCCTCGAGGCGGTCGGGATCCGCGACGACGTGGTCATCGTCGGCCACGACTGGGGCGGCGTACTGGGCGTCGACTGGGCCCGCCGCCACCCTGGCGCGGTCCGCGGGATCGCCTACCTGGAAACACTGATCGCTCCAGTGTCGTGGGACAGCGACAACGCACCCGACCCCGCGCTGTTCAAAGCCCTGCGCAGTTCTGCCGGTGAGCACCTGGTGCTGACCGACAACACGTTCGTCGAGAAAGTCCTCCCCGCGGGCACCATCCGGCAACTGTCCGGCGAAGAGATGGACGCCTACCGAGCCCCGTACCTCGAACCAGGCGAGTCCCGGCGCCCCACCTTGACCTGGCCCCGCGAAATCCCCATCGACGGCGAACCCGCCGACGTCCACGAAACCGTCACCCACAACGCCGAATGGATGGCCTCCACCACCGTCCCGAAGCTCTTCATCAACGGCGACCCCGGCGCTCTGCTCACCGGCCCGCTCCGCCGTCAATGCCGCACCTGGCCCAATCAGCAAGAAGTCACCGTCCCCGGCCTCCACTTCCTCCCCGAAGACTCCCCCACCCAGATCACCAAGGCCCTCACCACCTGGCTGACCAACCTCCCCTGA
- a CDS encoding VOC family protein — MTEKSYVPPIGRVLTPYLCCRDAAKAIEWYGEVLGAKLVWDPFIGADGRIGHAELEVDGAVFMISDAYPEQGVHSPPADQPPTYGMNLYVPDVDATTAAAEKAGAKVEKPPVDMFHGSRQSTVLDPFGIRWVLATHLREVGMDTFDAARDGFAGK, encoded by the coding sequence ATGACCGAGAAGTCCTATGTGCCACCGATCGGACGCGTTCTGACGCCGTATCTGTGCTGCCGCGACGCCGCGAAGGCGATCGAGTGGTACGGCGAGGTGCTCGGCGCGAAGCTGGTCTGGGATCCGTTCATCGGCGCGGACGGCCGGATCGGGCACGCCGAGCTCGAGGTCGACGGAGCCGTCTTCATGATCTCCGACGCCTACCCGGAGCAGGGTGTGCATTCGCCGCCGGCCGACCAGCCGCCGACGTACGGGATGAATCTGTACGTGCCGGATGTGGACGCGACGACGGCCGCGGCGGAGAAGGCCGGCGCGAAGGTCGAGAAGCCGCCGGTCGACATGTTCCACGGATCGCGGCAGTCGACGGTGCTCGACCCGTTCGGGATCCGCTGGGTGCTCGCGACGCACCTGCGCGAGGTCGGCATGGACACGTTCGACGCCGCGCGGGACGGGTTCGCCGGGAAGTGA
- a CDS encoding class F sortase, whose protein sequence is MVGNRPLRRGQPAPSPRGRLAVAACVLLTLLGGWVVFTRPPGHEGAMQPETNAPANQLTPAPQTPTIGPVNPTTSSGVQRGDQGPDERASPAARSGNAGPDGPKLLLLPQIAVSARVIPIAAEDGILTPPSNPRVVGWWSAGARPGADIGSAVLTAHTVHTGGGAFDDLGKLRMDATVTVLTSTARINYRVTSVTHYPKQSLAKHATELFDQTTPGRLVLVTCEDWNGKDYLSNTVVIAEPR, encoded by the coding sequence ATGGTCGGCAACCGACCTCTACGACGCGGCCAGCCGGCTCCATCACCTCGGGGCCGGCTGGCCGTCGCTGCGTGCGTCCTACTCACGTTGCTGGGCGGCTGGGTCGTCTTCACCCGGCCGCCCGGACACGAGGGCGCCATGCAGCCCGAGACCAACGCGCCGGCCAACCAGCTGACGCCAGCACCGCAAACGCCGACGATCGGCCCGGTCAACCCCACAACGAGCTCCGGCGTACAGCGAGGCGATCAGGGTCCAGACGAGCGCGCCTCTCCCGCCGCCCGATCCGGGAACGCCGGCCCGGACGGCCCGAAGCTGCTATTGCTTCCACAGATCGCGGTATCGGCGCGGGTGATACCGATAGCCGCCGAAGACGGCATCCTCACGCCGCCGTCGAACCCACGCGTCGTGGGCTGGTGGTCAGCAGGCGCTCGCCCCGGGGCCGACATCGGCTCGGCCGTCCTGACCGCGCACACCGTCCACACCGGCGGAGGAGCCTTCGACGACCTCGGCAAACTCCGAATGGACGCAACCGTAACCGTCCTGACCAGCACAGCCCGGATCAACTACCGGGTCACATCGGTGACCCACTACCCCAAACAATCACTCGCAAAGCACGCCACGGAACTCTTCGACCAGACCACCCCCGGCCGGCTCGTACTGGTCACCTGCGAAGACTGGAACGGCAAGGACTACCTGAGCAACACCGTCGTCATCGCCGAACCCCGCTGA
- a CDS encoding HAD family hydrolase codes for MTPDLPRIACFDLDNTLIDRDAAFATWAEWWAQSVGLGADAVSWLLDRDEGGFRPRADLFGGAKEQFGLRASVEALEAAYDREHPLFTWAEPEVLDGLRALRTAGWRVVVVTNGGIVQQGIKLEHTGIGAVVDFGCISEAVGVRKPDPVIFKIAADRVGATLEGGWMVGDHPAYDIAGGIAAGLRTIRVGDHHPEAATADRVPTHHFQSVLSAFEVILAG; via the coding sequence ATGACACCCGATCTGCCCCGGATCGCCTGTTTTGATCTGGACAACACCCTCATCGATCGGGACGCGGCGTTCGCGACCTGGGCGGAGTGGTGGGCCCAGAGCGTCGGGCTCGGGGCGGATGCGGTGTCTTGGTTGCTGGATCGGGATGAGGGCGGGTTCCGGCCACGGGCCGACTTGTTCGGCGGGGCCAAGGAACAGTTCGGGTTGAGGGCGTCGGTTGAGGCGCTTGAGGCGGCCTACGATCGGGAGCATCCGTTGTTCACCTGGGCCGAGCCTGAGGTGCTGGATGGGTTGAGAGCGCTTCGTACTGCGGGGTGGCGGGTGGTCGTGGTGACCAATGGGGGGATCGTCCAGCAGGGGATCAAGTTGGAGCACACGGGGATCGGGGCCGTGGTGGACTTCGGCTGTATCTCGGAGGCTGTCGGTGTGCGGAAGCCGGATCCGGTGATCTTCAAGATCGCGGCGGATCGGGTGGGCGCGACGCTGGAAGGCGGGTGGATGGTGGGGGACCATCCGGCGTACGACATCGCGGGTGGGATCGCGGCCGGGTTGAGGACGATCCGGGTCGGTGATCATCATCCCGAGGCGGCGACGGCTGATCGGGTTCCTACGCATCACTTTCAGTCGGTGCTGTCAGCGTTCGAGGTCATTTTGGCCGGCTGA